Proteins encoded together in one Mycobacterium simiae window:
- a CDS encoding class I SAM-dependent methyltransferase, whose product MRIDSRGLPRRDVPSAFDVGARAYDRLVGANPGYHAGLQLCARRMRIPDRGRGLRLLDAGCGTGASTAALLRVAPEAQIVAVDAAGAMLAAARAKRWPASVRFVHARIEELTAHGVSGPFDGILAAYLLRNLADPDAALRAFRDLLRPGGTLAVHEYSVRDSPAATWIWHAVCWGIIIPAGWWHTRDTVLYRHLWRSVLAFDGAAQFRSRMSDAGFVAVHHDTVAGWERNVVHTFVGVAP is encoded by the coding sequence GTGCGCATCGATAGCCGGGGTCTGCCCCGCCGCGACGTGCCGAGCGCCTTCGACGTTGGGGCGCGCGCGTATGACCGGCTGGTCGGCGCCAACCCGGGCTACCACGCCGGTCTCCAGCTCTGCGCGCGCCGGATGCGAATACCCGACCGCGGCCGGGGGCTGCGGCTGCTGGACGCGGGCTGCGGCACCGGTGCGTCCACGGCGGCGCTGCTTCGGGTGGCTCCCGAGGCCCAGATCGTCGCGGTCGACGCCGCGGGCGCAATGCTGGCCGCCGCGCGGGCCAAGCGTTGGCCCGCGTCGGTCCGATTCGTACACGCGCGTATCGAGGAGCTCACCGCGCACGGCGTCAGCGGCCCATTCGACGGCATCCTGGCCGCCTACCTGCTGCGCAACCTGGCCGACCCGGATGCTGCGCTGCGCGCATTCCGCGACCTGCTGCGCCCGGGCGGCACGCTGGCGGTGCACGAATACTCGGTGCGCGATTCCCCTGCGGCGACGTGGATTTGGCATGCGGTGTGTTGGGGCATCATCATTCCGGCCGGCTGGTGGCACACGCGGGACACGGTGTTGTACCGGCATCTGTGGCGCAGTGTGCTGGCGTTCGACGGGGCCGCGCAATTCCGCAGCCGAATGAGCGACGCGGGCTTCGTCGCGGTGCACCACGACACCGTGGCGGGCTGGGAACGCAATGTCGTGCACACCTTCGTGGGGGTGGCGCCGTGA